A segment of the Panicum hallii strain FIL2 chromosome 1, PHallii_v3.1, whole genome shotgun sequence genome:
ATCAGTAACTTCATCGACTAAGAATAACACGTACGTTTTACCCAAGCCATTTCCGGACCAAGTCTATGGCTGCCCCATCACACGGATGTGCAATGGAACTGTGCGACCCTCAGCAGCGTCAGCAGAGTCATGAATCCCGGCAGCGCAACCAGAGGCCGCTACGTGCTCGCGGGATGGCCCGCGGGACAGGGTGGCGAGGACAAGTAGACCCCGGGCCGCCCGTTCCGGGCCACCGGGCACTGGGGAGGCCCAGCTCGCTCCGCCCGGCGGCCTACTCGGCCGTGCCTTTACCGGACACCACACGCACGTGACGGCACGGGGGAGGCATGCCCCCGCTCCAGGACccgtcccctccgccgcgcccgcctCTCCTTGGGCTCGTATCCATATCCGGCTACTGTTCCCCTGGCAGGTGGCCCCGTCGCTCGCTCTCTCTCTGTGGCGCGTGCCATTATTGGCGGTAATGATCGGCTTCTGCAGTGTGCACTGTAGACTCGCTTTGACTGCAGGAGACGGTTTGGACTGGATGCTTACCGTGAAAGTCAGCAGAGAGAAAGACGTGGATCTTTTGCTTGCAGCTTGCTAGTTTGAAGAGGAACAGTGAAACAGTGACGAGGATTGGCGCCTTGTGTTGCAGCGGCAGCAGCCTCTCCTGCTTACGAGGAACACCGAGGGCACCTGTTGGACGCCCATGAAGTAAAAAAAAGAAGCCTGGATCTGAGCGGCCAGGCAGATGTAGAGTAGCCTGCACTGCATGGCGAGCGCCAGGGGGACGGTAACGCAATAATGTTTGGGCTTTGGAGTAGTGCGGCCGCTGCACGCAGGTCTACGTGCATGTGGACATCCATCGCTACAGGTAAACAGTGGAGGCCATTCTGTCCTCCGGTGCCCTGTCTTTTACCCGCTGGGCCAGGGACGCAGATTTTCACTGCTCCAAGAGATGCTTGCCCTACTGGTAAGCGAGGTGTACGAGCATCTCAGGGAACAGGGGCCTGTTTAGATTCCAACTTTTTATAACTTTTGgcactttttgctactgtagtgttttcgtttgtatttgacaaattttatctaatcatggactaactaggcttaaaagattcgtctcgtgatgtacaattaaactgtgcaattagttatttttttacatacatttactgctccatgcatatattctaaaattgatgtgatggagagagagcgtAAAAATTTGGAACTTTGAAGTGATCTAAACAAGGCCTAGGATGGCGAGCTGCGAAGTGTGTTTCGCGATGTGACTCGCGAGCCGCCACCAAAACCCAAAGATTGGCGGTAGAGCGTCCAATGGAGGGGAGTCACAGGACACTAATGGCGGCCAACGGCCTCACCTTTCCAGAGGAAAGAGAAGGGGTTTGGTGCATTTGACAACCAGCTAGCCAGCTGGGTGTGCCACCGGGCAGGACCACCAGCCCACTCAGTGACAAGACAACGACCTGTCAGCCCTATTGGTGCTACCCTACTGGCCTACCCCGGCCCACCCGGCCGCATCCAGCTGGACGCTCATTTGCACACGTTCGTTAATCAACTCATCCAAGAGACCAAGACCTTTGAGTATGGGTCGTGTCCTTTACTAGGACTCGGAGCTTGAACATGGTTTGGATCTTGGATGACTGTGCATAACCCGTTAATCTGTTGGTTACTATGTTGCCGGATAACATAGAAAAAGAAACGTACGAATTCTTTGAGCCTGATGCATGACTGTAAACCCTTTTTTCTTTCTACGCCAATGCTTGTGCAATCTCATACTCGTTGCTGGGACGTGATGAGATTCGGGGCTCGACCCGGTGTGGAAAATAAAAACGTTCTGTGAGCTGAAGCTCGAGTCAGAATGTTTACGACTTCGCACAATACACAATTTGTTTTTGTTTTGCGTGGCACGCGGACAGCTACCCTGGAAACTGACTGCTACTCTTGGTTTTTTACAAGGCACTCTGCGGAGTCATTGGCTGAGTTGAcctagggcctgtttagttcggGGCCTGTAAAGCCAAAAAATTTTTGCGCAAAgaaatcttaccaatttgaagtactaaatgaagtctatttacaaaactttttgcatggatggtttgtaaatcgcgagacgaatctaatgatgctaattaatccatgattaagcaataattagcggatggttactgtagcatcactgttgcaaacatggattaagtaggctcattagattcgtctcgcgatttacagcccatccatgcaaaaggttttgtaaatagacttcatttagtacttcaaattagtaagattcttttagcatctttgcgtttacggcttttttgcgtttttgcgCTGGGAACTAAACAGGGCCCTAATAAACAAAAATAAAATAGCAAATCCCTTTTTCATCAAGACAAAGTGGCATCATTATACGTAGAACAGAGACCACCCCGGTGACTTAGTAAGTTCCTAGCTTGGCATCTAGACCTATGAGTCTCAAGCATGCCTACAACTCCGTAGCCTATGTCCACAGCTCTAGTCGATCTGCCTCTCTACACCTCCACCATCGATATCGCAAGAATATTTTTTACAACAAATCTATATCAACATATATAAATTATTTATATTTGCAGGGTTACAAATATATATTCGACTTACGGCACATGTAGATAGATTCATTTCTATCCCGGTCAAGTATCATCGTCTAGCCCCATGTAGCCTAAAGACAGCCCTGCACTACTGATGTTTGTGGGGAGGCAATTGACTCCACGGATAAAAATAGCAGTGCTTACCACACGCGAAACAATTGGACATCAATAACAGTGTTAAAACTAGAGCTTCACAGTCAACGTCAGCTAGCTGGATGACGCGATGTCAACTCAACTAAAAGCTAGCCAATCATCGAGAGGCAGGCGTACACAGCAACAGCTACCACATGCAGACACCCAAAACAACCCATCTCGGAACAGAAAGCGGGTCTCGGCCGGACAGGTTGGTCGTCCCGTCGCTCAGATCGCTGCTACCTGGCTCACCCTCCCTTCAAGGTGGCTCAAAGCCAGCCGGCTATCCTCGAGTAGGCGACGGCGAGTGTGTGCGCACACCGCGCCGGGGGTCCACTCACGTGGTTCAGAAAGCCATGGACGTTGCGCGCAGCAGCAGCACGCTGCTCGTCGTTGCAAagatggagagagagaggaatggACATGGGCGGGGACATGCGTCGTGTTGGTTGGCGCCGCTGTTGCTCCTCGGTAGGTGGCAGGTCGGTAGGCCACCTGGGCTTGGAGCGGTTGCATGCAGGAGCAGGAAAGGAATGCGTGGCATCTCTGCTGGTCCGATCCGTGCTGGGCTGTCCGGATGCCGTGGATCGGGGTGGCCCTGTTGGCTGTTGCCGATGCGCCGACAGGTTCGGCATCGGCGCGCCGAGACGGCGACACTTCTTGTTCGCGATCCGCTTCGCGTCCGCTTGGCATGCGTGTGCCGACGGTGGCGCATCTCGAGCGTACGTATAATTGCGGGCCGAGCTGGGCGCCGGCCGGTGCCGGGGCCATGGCGTGCTAACTCTGCTCGTGGACCACCACGCGTCGAACCTGCCGGTTGGTTGGTGTTGGAGTGGGACTGGGAGGGAGAGGGACAGCCTCTAGCCCTCTAGCATGGCATGAGTGGCCCGTGGGCTGGACTAAAGGCATCAACGGCCCATAAAAGTAAGAGGCCTGACTCTAGCTAGTAGCCCAGACCCAACATATGTTCTTTTTTAAACTAAGAGGCCACACTTCCATTTTCTATGAATTCTCTAAGACTAAACAAGACTCTAGTATTTTCAATGTATAGCTTTTATAAGAAAATATTTGGTAATTCTTTTGGAAGAAGTATTTTTATGACAACTTGTTGGTAAAGTTATTTTGTTCCCCTCGAACACTCAACGCCACTGTCTAAATAGCTTTCTTTATGCACACCTTCTAGATAGTTGGAGGGTGGATAAGCAGCAGCTAAATTGTGGGGAAGGAGCCTATCCTGGCATGAAAACGTGGGCTTTTTGTCGGGTCGTTAAATTGTCGGCCTGGCCCGTGAGCTTGGTGGCCTGGCTGGATATCCAGTACCAAGCTTGGGCTGATCGACCTTTTCGCTTTCGCAAATTGGTCGGCCTCCCTGCCCAATTGCCCATGCCGCGTAGGCCTTGCAGAGACCACGGTCTGGTTGAACTCTTGCAGGACACGGCCCATTTTGCAAAAAGATCCCCATGGTCGCGCATCTGTACCTCACCTATCACACTCCACGTGGCCCCATCAACATCACAATCCAGGTAGCAAAGCCCACTCGGTCCTCCCAACCTGCTACCATTTTCATTTCACCTCCATTTTCTTCCGATTACTCGCACGCCGGGGAAAGGCGCATCACGTTTCCCCCTGCCATTGCCAGCGCCTCCACAGTTGCACAGTTCAAAAAACAGCTCGCAGAGCCGCCACACCCCTCGCCTCGCCTCCCCTCCGCCCCCTTTAAATACCGCCGCAAATGGCTCACGCGGCGCTGCTCCACCCGGCCCGCCCTTCCACGAGCGCTGCCGCAGCCCGCCGCCGCTGTGGCCGCAGCAGCtaccgcgcccctccgcccgtCCTCCCGcgccgctcccgccgccgcctgccgcgccCGATGGCCTCGTCGACGACTGCGGCCCAGggccccgcgccggcccccccGGGCCTGAAGGAGGGCATCGCTGGGCTCTACGACGAGTCGTCGGGGGTCTGGGAGAGCATCTGGGGCGACCACATGCACCACGGCTTCTACGAGTCCGGCGAGGCGGCCTCCATGGCCGACCACCGCCGCGCCCAGATCCGCATGATCGAGGAGGcgctcgccttcgccgccgTCCCAGGTGCGCCCAGTCCACGCCCCCAAATCCTGGCCGCACGCTTCTGCCCCCACCCGGGTTATCTCCATTCGCCAAAGTCCAAATCGATTGGTTGGAACAGGCCCGGCCAATCCCTGCTCGCGCAAAGCGGGCCAGCCTTTTTCTGCGCGATTTTTAATAATAAAAACAAGAACCGGCAGGCGCCACGAGGCCGCCTGTGCAGACTGTTCCTTTGGCTGTTTGCTTTCCCGTTTCCTTGCTGGGTGGTTGCTCACTGCACTGGCCAGTctccgcacgccgccgcggACGCGGGGAGCCACTCACTCACGTCACGAACAGGGCAAGTCTGCTCAATCCGACGCCTGTGGAGCATCCTCTTTCGCTATTTCCAGGCGTTTTCCAGGAGCGGTGACACGATGACATGATGACTTGCTACCTGCTCAAGCGAGTGCCCTGCAGACTTCATGTTTTGCGTGTTTATTTTCGCGTGCAGATGATCCGGAGAAGAAGCCCAAAACGGTAGTCGATGTAGGATGTGGCATTGGTGGTAGCTCAAGGTACCTGGCCAAGAAATACGGAGCACAGTGCAAGGGCATCACGCTGAGCCCTGTTCAAGCTGAAAGAGGAAACGCTCTCGCCGCTGCGCAGGGGTTGTCGGATCAGGTGCTTACTGCTACTTCTACTACTACTTTTGCAAATTGATCTCGATCGGTGAAGTTGCCTCCCACAGTAACCCGGCAATTCTGATATGAACCGTTACTTTAACGTCTGCTTTTCTGCCCGGTGTGATGGGGCAGGTTTCTCTGCAAGTTGCTGATGCTCTGGAGCAACCGTTTCCTGATGGCCAGTTCGATCTTGTCTGGTCCATGGAGAGTGGCGAGCACATGCCAGACAAGAGCAAGGTAACTTTTCTTTTTTATTCAGCATGGCTGGATTTGCGTCAAGTTGTTGTGTAAGGGATGGGTCGCCATGCATCCATTTGAGGAAAACGTTACGTAAGTTTGTTACAGTTGaacaaaaagaaaaacaaagaaCATGGTATGATAGCCTTCAGGACATCAACAATCTACTGACGTCACATAAAAGATACAACGTTACCTGGCACGGTATAAGGCTAGTCATAATGGAGGGTTTCGTATCTCTGTTTCTAAGAATGCCACATCAGATTGGGGGATGAATGAAATACTATGTCTTAATGGAGAGTTTCATTTTACCGTTTCCAAagctaaccagtgtaattaaatgctagttgatctagtGGTGCATGGAATCCCCATGAAACAACGACGGTCACAGTGGTCGTTTCACACCATTTTCCATGTGTTGAAAACGAGTTAGCAAAGTGTCGTGGGGATGAAACTGGTTTGTTCTCTTCCCTCATTAAATCGGTGTcacatcatcaaaaatgctgATGTGTCATGGTAATTAATACCATGAAACTCGCCATGAAACCCTTATTGTGATTAGCCTAAGTGTAACAAACATAAATTCGGGCTATGGCCACAGTGGGGGGAAGAAAGTGTAACCAACATGTGCTGAAAAGCTGGAATCAGCGTTCTGTTTTGTTTAGTTCATTAATTACAGGCAAACAACAGGGAACCGTAATTAGTCCGCTGAGGATGTAGGTTATATAGTATGGACGTATAGTAAACATCGAATTATTTCACTCTCTTGGCAGAGAGTAATTTCACTCTAATCCCAAAGGAGAAAAGACTGAACCCCAACCTCCAAGACCAACATCTGATAGCTTGAATTATTTTCTCCCTATACTGTTTCTAGTGAATCTTTTATGTGTTTTCCTTGAGCTCTTACCTGACTCTTTTTATCAGTTTGTTAGCGAGctggcacgcgtggcggctcctGGAGGGACAATAATCATCGTGACATGGTGCCACCGGAACCTGGAGCCATCTGAGACCTCGCTGAAACCGGACGAGCTGAACCTCCTCAAGAGGATTTGCGACGCGTACTACCTCCCTGACTGGTGCTCACCTTCAGACTATGTGAGCATCGCCAAATCCCTGTCTCTTGAGGTGCGTGCACGTCTCTTCTCAAACTCCTAGTGAGATTGAAAGATCGTTTCGTACTTTTCTTTACGTTGCAAAAATAGAAATCCGTCGTCTCCAAATTCTCACACTTCTAGTGAAATTGAAAGATGGTCCTGACAAATCTCGATCCACCTACCCGAGGACCACTCCAAGTTGGCGATCTGCATGATGTCTTATCATATCATGTTGTTGTTGTTTTTCTGTTGTTGTCGTGGCGTGTGGTGTCAGGACATCAAGACGGCCGATTGGTCGGAGAACGTGGCCCCGTTCTGGCCGGCCGTGATAAAATCAGCACTGACATGGAAGGGCATCACCTCTCTCCTGACGAGCGGTACGCTGCTGCTAACTCTGCTCGTCGTCATCTTCCATGGGCCGATTGGGATGTGGAATCTGTGTTTGGCGCTGAATCTCCGTCTCTGTCTGATGAAGGGTGGAAGACGATCAGGGGGGCGATGGTGATGCCGCTGATGATCCAGGGCTACAAGAAGGGGCTCATCAAGTTCACCATCATCACCTCTCGCAAGCCCGGGGCAGCGTAGGAGGTGGAAGTTACTACTGCGCGGCGCCTCCGTTCGACGCAGTAGTGTAGATCACCGGCGAGCTAGAAGGCGCCCCGTCGCCGTCTTCTTGTACGCGCACGTTTGGCCAGGTGCCCCGTTTCAAATAATTTTCTACCACTCGTCGAGATATCAGGTTTCAAATTGACGCTTCCACGCACGTGCCTGTCGCTGCCAAATCGCCATTGGAGCTCCTGTGCAAGTGATAGTAGTATGCTCTGAATTTGAACACGGCCACCCGTCAGCTAGGCTCGACGTGCCAATGGCCGTCCTTTCGCGTGAGAGAGCTGTGGGCGATGGTGGACCTGCCTGCGCGGCACCGCGCAGTGGCCGACTCGTGAGGCACTACGTTTTCGCGCCGCATCCTGAACCGAGTCCCAGAAGTTTTGGCACGGCGGCCATATATATGGGCTGTACCGTGTCTTATGCTCTGGAACCAGACCGGGCTCATGATTATTCATGGGCCCATAAAGTACGGAGGCCCAATACTGTTATATGCCAAACAGAAAAATAAAGAGGGGTCTGAGCACCATGGCTCAACATGGATTATATTGGTTTAGGAGGATGGGCCATACACCGGTCGTAAGACATGCTTGCTGGAGGGTTTATCGAGACTTTAGGGCAAGGGGACAAGGGTAGTTTTACTGGTTCGACTAACACAATGGTCTCAAATGTTAGCATATAAATATTGGGACGGTTTAATATACAGCCTGTATAGATAGGCTGTGGTTTAAGTAGTTCCATAGTAACTATACAATTCTTTAATTTGTACATAGGGAAAGGATGTAATATAAGTTGTACAATAACCACAACTTGTATAATGATAGATGAGTAGTCTCGTAGCCTTAAGATTGATCAAGGAGATAGCTCTTTAGTGAAAGAATGACCTATTACTATCACCTCACTCTTCTCTCACAAGCTCACTGCGTAAGTGGTATTGTACGAGACAATATATGAAATTGCTTGCCTATATCATGTACTTGTAAGTCCTTATGAGGAAGTACAATACGTCGTAGTCATTTCCATTGATTACAATCGGTGAATCAAATTTCAGCGTGAAAGCAGTTCAAAAAGAAAAGTCAATGCTAAAGGGCAGTGGTTTGGTTCTTAGACTTATAAAATTTTTATTACATTCTTCACTTGGAGTACACTCATAAAACCTCCTGTTTGCAGAGTACGAGAAAAACCACCAAATTAGTGTGACCATAGTAATTAATTTGAACAAGGCTGAAAAAGACGTACCGTGTCTGACCAGTAAAAAGCGAAATTGCACGAATTTGCGAGATGAGCTTTAAATTTTCGCTGACAAAGCAAGGCAAAAGGGCATAACCTATCTGGCTATCTGCAAACTTCGAAACTTTCCATCCAACATGGAACCGTCGCCCGGTCGTGATCGGCCAGCTCCAGATTCTCCGTTCCCCGCCGGCCTGCCTCCTCCTACTTGGCAGGCGCGACCGCGCAGAGTCCAGGCGAGTGTGCCCCGCTGCTCCCGTCCCTCCTTTCAACGCCACGGTCTCGCCGTCCTTCCCAGATCTGACCACCTCGTCGCATCCCGCCGGGTCCACTCCGACGGCCGCCCCGTCGCCTTCTTTAACCCCGCCACCCCGATCCAGCCCCGCACTCCACCACCGTCCCGGCAAGTTCAGCGCTAGCACCAGCCAACAGACCtcccgccgccatggccgcggcgctcctcctcctgctggtcCCGCCCGTCGGCCTCCTGGCCGCGCTCGCCTTCCTGgcgcgcccccgcgccgcgcgcgtccCGCTCAAGGGCCGCCACGTACTCATCACGGGCGGGTCCAGCGGCATCGGCCTCGCCATGGCCACGGCCGCGGCGCGGGAGGGCGCGCGGGTCTCCATCCTGGCCCGCAACCTCGCCCGCCTCGAGGAGGCGCGCGCCGCCATCCAGCGCGAGTCCGGCCGCGGCGACGTCGGCGTCCTCGCGGCCGACGTGCGGGACGcggacgccgtggcgcgcgcgcttCGGGAGGCCGGGCCCGTCGACGTCCTGGTCTGCAACCACGGCGTGTTCGTGCCGGAGGAGCTCGAGCGGCAGGACATGGAGGAGATCAAGTGGATGGTGGACATCAACCTCATGGGCACCTTCCACCTCATCAAGGCCGCGCTCCCTGCCATGAAGGCGCGCACCCGCGAGACGCGCCTCCCTGGGTCCATCGCGATCATGTCCTCGCAGGCCGGTCAGGTAGATGATGTTCACCCCGATTCTTCGGTGCTTCGTCCACCTTGCAGCTAAGGCGTTCGATGTAATGCTGCGTGCTTGGGTGATTAATCCCATTGTCTGTAAACATCTTTGCTGCAGGTTGGTATCTATGGGTACACTGCGTACTCAGCGAGCAAGTTTGCGCTTCGGGGATTGGGGGAGGCGCTGCAGCATGAGGTCATTACGGACAACATTCATGTCTCGCTAATCTTCCCTCCTGACACTGAGACTCCGGGTTTGGAAGAGGGTATGTGTTGCTTATGAACTGGCCAATTGCGTATTGATTTTAGTTCAACTCTGCTTTAGTAGCCACTAACAAGTGAGGCCATCAAATGCCTGAGTTACCCTCTTCTATTTGCACTGAAACTTTTGAACTTGGCATCCTTTAAAATTTCAAAGCTATATATGATGAATATATTGGCTATCACTCACTCCAGCACCTGATGAAAGCTATTGATTGGTTTAGCACTTACACTTGCTTGCAAATTAGTACACTGAAAATCATAGACCAAAAATTGTTGCTATTACTCTCTAATTTGCTTCATTGAGCATATGTTCAATAGTATCATTTTCACGAGTGCACCAGCAAAAATTGGAATGAAGGGAGAACATTTTTCACTATACCTGGCATC
Coding sequences within it:
- the LOC112881382 gene encoding probable tocopherol O-methyltransferase, chloroplastic; translation: MAHAALLHPARPSTSAAAARRRCGRSSYRAPPPVLPRRSRRRLPRPMASSTTAAQGPAPAPPGLKEGIAGLYDESSGVWESIWGDHMHHGFYESGEAASMADHRRAQIRMIEEALAFAAVPDDPEKKPKTVVDVGCGIGGSSRYLAKKYGAQCKGITLSPVQAERGNALAAAQGLSDQVSLQVADALEQPFPDGQFDLVWSMESGEHMPDKSKFVSELARVAAPGGTIIIVTWCHRNLEPSETSLKPDELNLLKRICDAYYLPDWCSPSDYVSIAKSLSLEDIKTADWSENVAPFWPAVIKSALTWKGITSLLTSGWKTIRGAMVMPLMIQGYKKGLIKFTIITSRKPGAA
- the LOC112881390 gene encoding 3-dehydrosphinganine reductase TSC10A-like, whose product is MAAALLLLLVPPVGLLAALAFLARPRAARVPLKGRHVLITGGSSGIGLAMATAAAREGARVSILARNLARLEEARAAIQRESGRGDVGVLAADVRDADAVARALREAGPVDVLVCNHGVFVPEELERQDMEEIKWMVDINLMGTFHLIKAALPAMKARTRETRLPGSIAIMSSQAGQVGIYGYTAYSASKFALRGLGEALQHEVITDNIHVSLIFPPDTETPGLEEEHKRRPELTNIIAGSSGGMKANDVAKKALDGIKSGKFIVPCNFEGAMLAVATAGLSPQSSPVMAFLEVIGAGLMRFAALCFQWNWFSTIESYYAKNKKRE